A genomic region of Pseudomonas abietaniphila contains the following coding sequences:
- the mutY gene encoding A/G-specific adenine glycosylase, translated as MQPEQFSSAVLDWYDRHGRHDLPWQHDITPYRVWVSEIMLQQTQVSTVLGYFDRFMEALPSVQALADAPEDEVLHLWTGLGYYTRARNLQKAAKIVVAEHGGEFPRDVEKLTELPGIGLSTAGAIASISMGIRAPILDGNVKRVLARFTAQEGYPGEPKVAKQMWATAERFTPHSRVNHYTQAMMDLGATLCTRSKPSCLLCPLERGCQAHMLGQETRYPIPKPRKTVPQKRTLMPIFANDQGEILLYRRPSTGLWGGLWSLPELDDFDDMQHLADQHSLEMGEHQALPGLIHTFSHFQLTIEPWLVRVEESGHHVAEDDWLWYNLATPPRLGLAAPVKKLLQNAADVLNAGESS; from the coding sequence ATGCAACCCGAGCAGTTTTCTTCCGCCGTCCTTGACTGGTACGACCGTCACGGCCGTCACGATCTTCCCTGGCAACACGACATCACGCCTTACCGCGTCTGGGTGTCGGAAATCATGCTTCAACAGACCCAGGTCAGCACCGTGCTGGGTTACTTCGACCGGTTCATGGAAGCGCTGCCCAGCGTTCAGGCCCTCGCCGATGCGCCGGAAGACGAAGTCCTGCACTTGTGGACCGGCCTGGGTTACTACACCCGCGCCCGAAACCTGCAGAAGGCCGCGAAAATCGTCGTCGCCGAACACGGCGGCGAGTTTCCCCGCGACGTCGAAAAGCTCACGGAGCTGCCCGGCATCGGTCTGTCCACTGCAGGCGCCATTGCCAGCATCAGCATGGGCATTCGTGCGCCGATCCTCGACGGCAACGTCAAACGCGTTCTGGCGCGCTTTACAGCCCAAGAGGGTTATCCGGGTGAACCCAAGGTCGCGAAGCAAATGTGGGCGACTGCAGAGCGCTTCACGCCTCACAGCCGGGTCAATCACTACACTCAAGCGATGATGGACCTGGGCGCCACGCTCTGCACGCGCAGCAAACCCAGCTGCCTGTTATGTCCGCTGGAGCGCGGCTGCCAAGCGCACATGCTCGGCCAGGAAACCCGCTACCCGATCCCCAAGCCGCGCAAGACCGTCCCGCAGAAGCGCACCTTGATGCCGATCTTCGCCAACGATCAAGGCGAGATTCTGCTCTACCGTCGCCCCTCGACCGGTTTGTGGGGCGGGCTCTGGAGCCTGCCGGAGCTGGACGACTTCGATGACATGCAGCATCTGGCCGATCAGCACTCACTGGAGATGGGCGAACATCAGGCACTGCCGGGCTTGATCCACACGTTCAGCCATTTTCAACTGACCATCGAACCCTGGCTGGTCCGGGTCGAGGAGTCCGGCCATCACGTGGCCGAGGACGACTGGCTCTGGTATAACCTCGCCACCCCGCCGCGCCTGGGCCTCGCCGCCCCGGTGAAGAAGCTGCTGCAAAACGCAGCCGACGTATTGAACGCAGGAGAGTCGTCATGA
- the gabP gene encoding GABA permease yields the protein MSSTANASNLDQGLKPRHITMLSIAGVIGAGLFVGSGHAIAEAGPAVLLAYAAAGTLVVLVMRMLAEMAVASPDTGSFSTYADRAIGHWAGFTIGWLYWWFWVLVIPLEANAAATILHAWFPNIAIWAFTLVITLLLTATNLFSVKNYGEFEFWFALIKVLAIIGFVVLGVAAVFGLLPNSQVSGVSHMYDTHGFLPNGMGAVLAAMLTTMFSFMGTEIVTIAAAESKNPGQQITKATNSVIWRICLFYLLSIFLVVALVPWNDSRLAEVGSYQTVLDMMGIPNAKLIVDLVVLVAVTSCLNSALYTASRMLFSLGKRGDAPTVSQRTSKAGTPYWAVLLSTGAAFAAVFANYVAPAAVFDFLLASSGAIALLVYLVIAVSQLRMRRKRESAGEPIDFRMWLFPGLTWAVIVFIVAVLTIMLFQEGHRMEIIATGLLSILVVAAGLIVSNRRKAVKAGKVVLN from the coding sequence ATGAGCAGTACCGCAAACGCTTCAAATCTCGATCAAGGGCTCAAACCGCGGCATATCACCATGCTGTCGATTGCAGGTGTTATCGGCGCCGGCCTGTTCGTCGGTTCCGGTCACGCCATCGCCGAAGCCGGCCCGGCCGTGCTGCTGGCCTATGCCGCAGCGGGCACGCTGGTGGTTCTGGTGATGCGCATGCTGGCCGAGATGGCCGTTGCTTCGCCGGACACCGGATCCTTCTCGACCTATGCCGACCGCGCGATCGGTCACTGGGCGGGCTTCACCATCGGTTGGTTGTACTGGTGGTTCTGGGTGCTGGTGATTCCGCTGGAAGCCAACGCCGCCGCCACCATTCTTCATGCGTGGTTCCCGAACATTGCGATCTGGGCGTTCACCCTGGTCATCACCTTGTTGCTCACCGCGACCAACCTGTTCAGCGTGAAGAATTACGGCGAGTTCGAGTTCTGGTTTGCCCTGATCAAGGTGTTGGCGATCATCGGCTTCGTGGTGTTGGGCGTGGCGGCCGTGTTTGGTCTGCTGCCGAACAGCCAGGTCAGCGGCGTCAGCCATATGTATGACACGCACGGCTTCCTGCCGAACGGCATGGGCGCCGTGCTGGCTGCCATGTTGACCACCATGTTCTCGTTCATGGGTACCGAGATCGTCACCATCGCGGCGGCGGAATCGAAGAACCCGGGCCAGCAGATCACCAAGGCCACCAATTCGGTGATCTGGCGGATCTGCCTGTTCTACCTGCTGTCGATCTTCCTGGTGGTGGCGCTGGTGCCTTGGAACGACAGCCGTCTGGCTGAAGTCGGTTCGTACCAGACCGTGCTCGACATGATGGGTATTCCGAACGCCAAACTGATCGTGGATCTGGTCGTGCTGGTGGCTGTGACGAGCTGCCTGAACTCGGCGCTCTACACCGCTTCGCGCATGCTGTTCTCCCTCGGCAAACGCGGCGACGCACCTACCGTTTCCCAGCGCACCAGCAAAGCCGGTACGCCTTACTGGGCCGTATTGCTGTCGACCGGCGCCGCGTTTGCCGCCGTGTTCGCCAACTACGTCGCGCCGGCTGCCGTATTCGACTTCCTGCTGGCCAGCTCTGGCGCCATCGCATTGCTGGTGTACCTGGTGATCGCCGTTTCCCAACTGCGCATGCGCCGCAAGCGTGAGTCTGCGGGCGAGCCAATCGACTTCCGCATGTGGCTGTTCCCGGGTCTGACCTGGGCGGTGATCGTATTCATCGTCGCCGTGCTGACCATCATGCTGTTCCAGGAAGGCCACCGCATGGAAATCATCGCAACCGGCCTGCTCAGCATCCTCGTCGTCGCTGCGGGCTTGATCGTATCGAACCGTCGCAAAGCGGTAAAAGCGGGCAAGGTTGTGCTCAATTGA
- a CDS encoding AsmA family protein, with protein sequence MKAFGKILGLFILGLLLIIVALGFALTHLFDPNDYKDEIRKLVRDRAHVELTLNGDIGWSLFPWLGLELHDASVATLTEPSKPFADLQMLGLSVRVLPLLRKEVQMSDVRVEGLNLMLTRDENGHGNWEDIGKVPAAATNPAQPPVAQTSPDAAPDTAAAKPDKAWQPLKLDIDSLTVNNARIDFNDVQKARQFTAESIQLSTGPVHNATDIPVKLTAFLSTNQPVIRTKTELTGKLRFDRALKRYQFDDMRFSGEAAGDPLQGKTLTFSAQGQLLADMSANVAEWTNLKFSANQLRALGELHVRDLDKAPQLSGGISIAQFNLREFLDSVGQTAPTLGDNSLTRLEMVSRIAATQTSVSLDDLTLRLDDSTFTGRVAVDDFAKQSLRLQLKADTFDADRYRPPQSEQSKAAGAARKTEVQGNEAEAMAASGTSPLPNQPTQVAWSDTRLLPLERMRKLDVDADLSFGKLTVEKLPIQNAALKTSALDGVITVDSLRGDLYNGNFEVKGNLDVRPEVPLASVKTHIVKVPVERFIQSQGTTPPLRGLLNLNSDVTAKGNSEKALVESLNGTASFALNDGVLVNANLEQQLCRGISVLNRKTLSGEPRGKDTPFQQLNGNLTFRNGVASNPDLKVRTPGLTVNGDGDIDLRVLGMNYRVGVIIEGDKSDMPDPACEVNPRFVGIEWPILCRGPLELGAKACRLDNEGLGKVAAKLATDRIGDKIDEKLGDKVSPELKDAIKGLFKR encoded by the coding sequence ATGAAAGCGTTCGGCAAAATCCTGGGACTATTCATTCTCGGGCTGTTGCTGATCATCGTGGCTCTCGGCTTTGCCTTGACCCATCTGTTTGATCCCAACGATTACAAAGACGAGATTCGTAAACTGGTCCGCGACAGGGCGCACGTCGAGCTGACGCTCAATGGCGACATTGGCTGGAGCCTGTTCCCCTGGCTGGGCCTGGAGCTGCACGACGCCAGCGTCGCCACGCTGACCGAGCCGTCAAAACCGTTTGCCGATTTGCAGATGCTGGGCCTCTCGGTCCGTGTCCTGCCCTTGCTGCGCAAAGAAGTGCAGATGAGCGACGTGCGGGTCGAAGGCCTCAACCTGATGCTGACCCGAGACGAAAACGGCCACGGCAACTGGGAAGACATCGGCAAGGTGCCTGCCGCTGCGACCAATCCCGCGCAGCCTCCTGTCGCTCAGACCTCGCCGGATGCCGCACCGGACACAGCGGCCGCCAAACCGGACAAGGCCTGGCAACCGCTCAAACTGGACATCGACAGCCTGACCGTGAACAACGCACGCATTGACTTCAATGATGTGCAGAAAGCCCGGCAGTTCACCGCCGAGAGCATTCAACTGAGCACCGGCCCGGTCCACAACGCTACCGACATTCCGGTGAAGCTGACAGCCTTCTTGAGCACCAACCAGCCGGTGATCCGCACCAAGACAGAACTGACCGGCAAACTGCGGTTCGACCGCGCGCTCAAGCGTTATCAGTTCGACGACATGCGCTTCTCGGGCGAGGCGGCAGGCGATCCGCTGCAAGGCAAGACCCTGACTTTCTCCGCGCAAGGCCAGCTTCTGGCCGACATGTCGGCCAACGTGGCCGAGTGGACCAACCTCAAGTTTTCCGCCAACCAGCTGCGCGCCCTGGGCGAGCTGCACGTACGCGATCTGGACAAAGCGCCACAACTGAGCGGCGGCATTTCCATTGCCCAGTTCAACCTGCGCGAGTTCCTCGACAGCGTCGGCCAGACCGCGCCAACCCTGGGCGACAACAGCCTGACCCGACTGGAAATGGTCAGCCGCATTGCAGCAACGCAAACCAGTGTCTCGCTGGACGACCTGACGCTGCGCCTGGATGACAGCACCTTCACCGGCCGAGTCGCCGTGGATGATTTCGCCAAGCAGTCGCTGCGCCTGCAACTGAAGGCCGATACGTTTGACGCGGACCGATATCGCCCGCCACAGAGCGAACAGTCCAAGGCCGCAGGTGCTGCGCGTAAAACCGAAGTTCAGGGTAACGAAGCCGAAGCGATGGCCGCATCGGGCACCAGCCCCCTGCCCAACCAGCCGACACAAGTCGCCTGGAGCGACACCAGGCTGTTGCCGCTGGAGCGCATGCGCAAGCTCGACGTCGACGCCGATCTGAGTTTCGGCAAGCTGACCGTCGAGAAGCTGCCGATCCAGAACGCTGCGCTCAAGACCTCGGCGCTGGACGGCGTCATCACGGTCGACAGCCTGCGCGGTGACCTCTACAACGGTAACTTCGAAGTCAAAGGCAATCTGGACGTGCGCCCGGAAGTACCGCTGGCCAGCGTGAAGACCCACATCGTCAAAGTGCCGGTCGAGCGTTTCATCCAGAGCCAGGGCACCACGCCTCCGCTGCGCGGCCTGCTGAATCTGAACAGCGACGTCACCGCCAAGGGCAACAGCGAGAAGGCGCTGGTCGAAAGTCTCAACGGCACCGCCAGCTTTGCGCTCAACGACGGCGTGCTGGTCAACGCCAACCTCGAGCAGCAGCTGTGTCGCGGCATTTCGGTGCTCAATCGCAAGACCCTGAGCGGCGAGCCACGCGGCAAGGACACGCCTTTCCAGCAGCTCAACGGCAATCTGACATTCCGTAACGGCGTGGCCAGCAACCCGGACCTCAAAGTCCGCACGCCGGGTCTCACGGTCAACGGCGATGGCGACATCGACCTGCGCGTGCTGGGCATGAATTACCGGGTCGGCGTGATCATCGAAGGCGACAAGAGCGACATGCCGGACCCTGCCTGCGAAGTGAACCCGCGCTTTGTCGGCATCGAATGGCCGATTCTCTGCCGCGGCCCGCTGGAACTTGGCGCCAAGGCCTGCCGTCTGGACAACGAAGGACTGGGCAAAGTCGCCGCAAAACTCGCCACGGATCGCATTGGCGACAAGATCGACGAAAAGCTGGGAGACAAGGTCAGTCCCGAGCTCAAGGACGCCATCAAGGGATTGTTCAAGCGATAA
- a CDS encoding DUF2164 domain-containing protein, which produces MSKKNKPPILTLTPEQESEACHKIKRFMEDRFELDLGSFEAAEILELFTREIAPHYYNRAIFDVQAHLKERFESIESDVWALEKN; this is translated from the coding sequence ATGAGCAAGAAGAACAAGCCGCCGATCCTGACCCTCACTCCCGAACAGGAGAGCGAGGCGTGTCACAAGATCAAGCGGTTCATGGAAGACCGCTTCGAACTGGACCTGGGTTCGTTCGAAGCGGCTGAAATCCTTGAATTGTTCACCCGCGAGATTGCTCCGCACTATTACAACCGGGCGATCTTCGATGTGCAGGCGCATTTGAAAGAGCGCTTCGAAAGCATCGAAAGCGACGTCTGGGCGCTCGAGAAAAATTAA
- the hisA gene encoding 1-(5-phosphoribosyl)-5-[(5-phosphoribosylamino)methylideneamino]imidazole-4-carboxamide isomerase, giving the protein MLIIPAIDLKDGACVRLRQGRMEDSTVFSDDPVSMAAKWVEGGCRRLHLVDLNGAFEGQPVNGDVVTAIAKRYPNLPIQIGGGIRSLETIEHYVKAGVSYVIIGTKAVKEPEFVAEACRAFPGKVIVGLDAKDGFVATDGWAEVSSVQVIDLAKRFEADGVSAIVYTDIAKDGMMQGCNVPFTAALAAATKIPVIASGGIHNLGDIKALLDAKAPGIIGAITGRAIYEGTLDVAEAQAFCDSYKA; this is encoded by the coding sequence ATGCTGATTATCCCCGCTATCGACCTTAAAGACGGTGCCTGCGTGCGCCTTCGTCAGGGTCGCATGGAAGATTCCACAGTGTTCTCCGACGATCCGGTGAGCATGGCTGCCAAGTGGGTTGAAGGCGGTTGCCGTCGTCTGCATCTGGTCGATCTGAACGGCGCGTTCGAAGGCCAGCCGGTCAACGGTGACGTGGTCACTGCCATCGCCAAGCGTTATCCGAACCTGCCGATCCAGATCGGTGGCGGTATTCGCTCGCTGGAAACCATCGAGCATTACGTCAAGGCGGGCGTGAGCTACGTCATCATCGGTACCAAGGCGGTCAAGGAGCCTGAATTCGTGGCTGAGGCCTGCCGCGCGTTTCCGGGCAAAGTGATCGTCGGTCTGGACGCCAAAGATGGCTTCGTCGCCACCGACGGCTGGGCTGAAGTCAGCTCGGTTCAGGTGATCGACCTGGCGAAGCGTTTCGAAGCGGACGGCGTCTCGGCCATCGTTTATACCGACATCGCCAAAGACGGCATGATGCAGGGCTGCAATGTTCCGTTCACCGCTGCGTTGGCGGCTGCCACGAAGATCCCGGTCATCGCTTCCGGCGGTATCCACAACCTGGGCGACATCAAGGCGCTGCTGGACGCGAAAGCACCGGGCATCATCGGCGCAATCACCGGGCGTGCGATCTACGAAGGCACGCTGGACGTTGCTGAAGCCCAGGCGTTCTGCGATTCATACAAGGCCTGA
- a CDS encoding OFA family MFS transporter, producing the protein MTTSTALGGSIAQPAFLSKERIIAKRGFNRWLVPPAALAIHLCIGMAYGFSVFWLPLSKAIGIKTAVACAPDMSFFQQVFSSSCDWPISMLGWIYTLFFIFLGCSAAIWGGWLEHAGPRKAGAVSALCWCGGLLISALGVYTHQIWLMWIGSGVIGGIGLGLGYISPVSTLIKWFPDKRGMATGMAIMGFGGGAMVGAPLATALMSHFATPDSVGVWQSFVAMAAIYFVFMIGGALAYRVPPTGWKPEGWTAPAKKTNSAMITNRHVHVSVAWKTPQFRLVWLVLCLNVSAGIGILGMASPLLQEVFGGKLLGTDQAFGQLDASQLAAIAAIAAGFTGLLSLFNIGGRFFWASFSDYIGRKATYFVFFALGFLLYASVPTLSHLGSVALFVAAFCVVLSMYGGGFATVPAYLADLFGTQMVGAIHGRLLTAWAAAGVLGPVLVNYLREYQLSHGVARADAYDITLYILAGLLVLGFICNMLVRPVADKYFMTDAELKAEQAIGHDAGADHTTSLEWKADAGTKPLAILAWLAVGIPLAWGVWITLQKTAVLFH; encoded by the coding sequence ATGACTACAAGCACTGCTCTGGGCGGCTCAATCGCTCAGCCTGCGTTCTTGTCCAAAGAACGCATTATCGCCAAGCGCGGTTTCAACCGCTGGCTCGTACCACCGGCCGCACTGGCCATTCACCTCTGTATCGGTATGGCTTACGGCTTCTCGGTATTCTGGTTGCCGCTGTCCAAGGCCATCGGCATCAAGACCGCCGTTGCCTGCGCACCGGACATGAGTTTCTTCCAGCAAGTGTTTTCGTCCAGCTGTGACTGGCCGATCTCCATGCTCGGCTGGATTTACACCCTGTTCTTCATCTTCCTGGGTTGCTCGGCGGCTATCTGGGGCGGCTGGCTGGAACACGCGGGTCCACGTAAAGCCGGTGCCGTTTCGGCCCTGTGCTGGTGTGGCGGTCTGCTGATCTCGGCGCTGGGTGTGTACACCCACCAGATCTGGCTGATGTGGATTGGTTCGGGCGTGATCGGCGGTATCGGTCTGGGCCTGGGTTACATCTCGCCTGTTTCGACCCTGATCAAGTGGTTCCCGGACAAGCGCGGCATGGCGACCGGCATGGCGATCATGGGCTTCGGCGGTGGCGCGATGGTCGGTGCTCCACTGGCGACCGCGTTGATGAGCCATTTCGCAACGCCTGACAGCGTGGGCGTATGGCAAAGCTTCGTCGCCATGGCAGCGATCTACTTCGTCTTCATGATCGGTGGCGCTCTGGCGTACCGCGTTCCGCCAACCGGCTGGAAACCTGAAGGCTGGACCGCTCCTGCGAAGAAAACCAACAGCGCGATGATCACCAACCGCCACGTACACGTGAGCGTTGCGTGGAAAACCCCGCAATTCCGTCTGGTATGGCTGGTGCTGTGCCTGAACGTGTCGGCGGGTATCGGCATCCTCGGCATGGCCTCGCCTCTGCTGCAGGAAGTGTTCGGCGGCAAGCTGCTGGGCACCGATCAGGCGTTCGGTCAGCTGGACGCGTCGCAACTGGCTGCTATCGCTGCCATCGCAGCCGGCTTCACCGGTCTGCTGAGCCTGTTCAACATTGGTGGCCGCTTCTTCTGGGCGTCGTTCTCGGACTACATCGGCCGTAAGGCCACGTACTTCGTGTTCTTCGCGCTGGGCTTCCTGCTCTACGCATCGGTGCCGACCCTGAGCCACCTGGGCAGCGTTGCGCTGTTCGTTGCAGCGTTCTGTGTGGTGCTGTCGATGTACGGTGGCGGCTTCGCAACCGTTCCGGCGTACCTGGCTGACCTGTTCGGTACGCAGATGGTCGGTGCGATCCACGGTCGCCTGCTGACCGCCTGGGCCGCCGCTGGCGTACTGGGTCCGGTGCTGGTGAATTACCTGCGTGAGTATCAGCTGAGCCACGGCGTTGCGCGTGCCGACGCTTATGACATCACGCTGTACATCCTCGCTGGCCTGCTGGTGCTGGGCTTCATCTGCAACATGCTGGTGCGCCCGGTGGCCGACAAGTACTTCATGACCGACGCGGAGCTGAAGGCTGAACAAGCCATCGGTCACGACGCTGGCGCCGACCACACCACTTCCCTTGAGTGGAAAGCGGACGCAGGCACCAAGCCTCTGGCGATCCTGGCCTGGCTGGCAGTCGGCATTCCGCTGGCGTGGGGCGTGTGGATCACCCTGCAGAAGACTGCGGTGTTGTTTCACTAA
- a CDS encoding oxidative damage protection protein — MTRTVMCRKYKEELPGLDRPPYPGAKGEDIYNHVSQKAWADWQKHQTLLINERRLNMMNAEDRKFLQAEMDKYLSGEEYAKAEGYVPPAE; from the coding sequence ATGACCCGCACCGTAATGTGCCGCAAGTACAAAGAAGAATTGCCCGGCCTGGACCGCCCACCGTATCCAGGCGCCAAAGGCGAAGACATCTACAACCACGTTTCGCAGAAGGCCTGGGCCGACTGGCAGAAACACCAGACGCTGCTGATCAACGAGCGCCGCCTGAACATGATGAACGCCGAAGACCGCAAGTTCTTGCAGGCCGAGATGGACAAGTACCTCTCGGGCGAGGAATACGCCAAGGCCGAAGGCTACGTTCCACCGGCCGAATAA
- the hisB gene encoding imidazoleglycerol-phosphate dehydratase HisB, which produces MAERKAFVERDTLETQIKASINLDGTGKARFDIGVPFLEHMLDQIARHGLIDLDIESKGDLHIDDHHTVEDVGITLGQAFSKAIGDKKGIRRYGHAYVPLDEALSRVVIDFSGRPGLQMHVPYTRATVGGFDVDLFQEFFQGFVNHANVTLHIDNLRGHNTHHQIETVFKAFGRALRMAVELDDRMAGQMPSTKGVL; this is translated from the coding sequence ATGGCCGAACGTAAGGCGTTCGTCGAGCGCGACACCCTGGAAACCCAGATCAAAGCCTCGATCAACCTGGATGGCACCGGAAAGGCCCGATTCGATATCGGCGTTCCTTTTCTTGAACACATGCTCGACCAGATCGCCCGTCACGGGTTGATCGATCTGGATATCGAAAGCAAAGGCGACCTGCATATCGACGACCACCACACGGTGGAAGACGTCGGTATCACCCTCGGTCAGGCCTTCAGCAAAGCCATTGGCGACAAAAAAGGCATCCGTCGCTACGGCCACGCCTATGTCCCGCTGGATGAAGCGCTGTCGCGCGTGGTCATCGACTTTTCCGGTCGTCCTGGCCTGCAGATGCACGTGCCGTACACCCGCGCCACCGTGGGCGGCTTCGATGTGGACCTGTTCCAGGAGTTCTTCCAGGGCTTCGTCAACCACGCGAACGTCACGCTGCACATCGATAACCTGCGCGGTCACAACACCCACCACCAGATCGAAACCGTGTTCAAGGCATTTGGCCGCGCGCTGCGCATGGCCGTTGAGCTGGACGACCGCATGGCCGGCCAGATGCCTTCGACCAAGGGCGTGCTGTAA
- the hisH gene encoding imidazole glycerol phosphate synthase subunit HisH, with product MQTVAVIDYGMGNLHSVAKALEHVGAGRVLITSDADVIREADRVVFPGVGAIRDCMAEIRRLGFDALVREVSQDRPFLGICVGMQALMDRSEENDGVDCIGVFPGQVRFFGKDLHEDGQHLKVPHMGWNEVTQAVDHPLWHNIPDKARFYFVHSYYIESPNPRQIVGRGHYGHDFAAALADGSRFAVQFHPEKSHTHGLQLLQNFAAWDGRW from the coding sequence ATGCAGACGGTTGCCGTTATCGACTACGGCATGGGCAACCTGCACTCGGTGGCCAAGGCCCTCGAACACGTAGGCGCTGGCCGTGTACTGATCACCAGCGACGCCGACGTGATTCGTGAAGCCGACCGGGTCGTGTTTCCGGGGGTGGGTGCGATTCGCGACTGCATGGCTGAAATCCGTCGTCTTGGCTTCGATGCCCTGGTGCGTGAAGTCAGCCAGGACCGTCCGTTTCTCGGCATCTGCGTCGGCATGCAGGCGTTGATGGACCGTAGCGAAGAGAACGATGGCGTTGACTGCATCGGTGTATTTCCGGGCCAGGTGCGCTTCTTCGGCAAGGATCTCCACGAAGACGGCCAGCACCTGAAAGTCCCGCACATGGGCTGGAACGAAGTGACGCAGGCGGTGGATCACCCGCTGTGGCACAACATTCCGGACAAGGCGCGGTTCTACTTCGTGCACAGCTATTACATCGAGTCGCCGAACCCTCGGCAGATCGTCGGTCGCGGTCATTACGGCCATGACTTCGCTGCCGCGCTGGCGGACGGCTCGCGTTTCGCGGTGCAGTTCCACCCTGAGAAGAGCCATACCCATGGCCTGCAATTGCTGCAGAACTTCGCTGCGTGGGACGGCCGCTGGTAA
- a CDS encoding cytochrome b: MTDLDSPSSATSADEANAYSRPRIVLHWLSAAVILWATFSGFGVVLLDQNHPFRQWVESFNPQLTSLFIPFFAWRLWLAVRAEPRASRKSQERLAHTVHMGIYAAVSGVLITGVLMMTHPVTLLALITLPQLIHSNIALLQLHELHHVLCAVLAGLVTLHLAAVVMHYVRGKSVLGRMIK, translated from the coding sequence TTGACAGATCTTGACTCCCCTTCGTCCGCAACCTCGGCGGACGAAGCGAACGCTTACTCCAGACCCCGCATTGTCCTGCACTGGCTGTCCGCCGCCGTCATCCTGTGGGCGACCTTCAGCGGCTTCGGCGTGGTGCTGCTCGATCAAAATCATCCGTTCCGGCAATGGGTCGAGTCGTTCAACCCGCAGTTGACCAGCCTGTTCATCCCGTTTTTTGCCTGGCGCCTGTGGCTGGCTGTCCGCGCCGAACCGCGCGCCTCACGCAAATCACAAGAAAGGCTGGCCCACACCGTCCACATGGGCATTTACGCAGCCGTCTCGGGCGTCCTCATCACAGGCGTTCTGATGATGACCCACCCGGTCACGCTTCTGGCGCTCATAACGCTACCACAGCTCATTCACTCGAATATCGCGCTGCTGCAACTGCATGAACTGCATCACGTCCTGTGCGCGGTTTTGGCAGGGCTGGTGACGCTGCATCTGGCCGCGGTGGTGATGCACTACGTGAGGGGGAAGTCGGTGCTGGGGCGGATGATCAAGTAG
- the hisF gene encoding imidazole glycerol phosphate synthase subunit HisF — translation MALAKRIIPCLDVDNGRVVKGVKFENIRDAGDPVEIARRYDEQGADEITFLDITASVDGRDTTLHTVERMASQVFIPLTVGGGVRTVQDIRNLLNAGADKVSINTAAVFNPEFVGEAAARFGSQCIVVAIDAKKVSGPGEEPRWEIFTHGGRKPTGLDAVQWAMKMEGLGAGEILLTSMDQDGMKNGFDLGVTRAISDALGIPVIASGGVGNLQHLADGVLEGHASAVLAASIFHFGEYTVPEAKAFMAKQGIVVR, via the coding sequence ATGGCCCTCGCCAAACGCATCATCCCTTGCCTCGATGTCGACAATGGTCGTGTGGTCAAGGGCGTTAAGTTCGAGAACATTCGTGACGCCGGCGATCCCGTAGAGATCGCCCGTCGCTATGACGAGCAGGGTGCCGACGAGATTACCTTTCTCGACATCACGGCCAGTGTCGATGGTCGTGACACCACGTTGCACACCGTAGAGCGCATGGCCAGTCAGGTGTTCATCCCGCTGACAGTGGGCGGCGGCGTGCGGACCGTGCAAGACATCCGTAATCTGCTCAATGCCGGTGCCGACAAGGTGTCGATCAACACCGCCGCGGTGTTCAACCCCGAGTTCGTCGGCGAAGCCGCTGCGCGTTTCGGCTCGCAGTGCATTGTGGTGGCGATCGACGCCAAGAAGGTGTCCGGGCCGGGTGAAGAGCCGCGCTGGGAAATCTTCACCCACGGCGGTCGCAAGCCAACCGGCCTGGACGCTGTGCAGTGGGCCATGAAGATGGAAGGCCTGGGTGCCGGTGAGATTCTGCTGACCAGCATGGATCAGGACGGCATGAAGAACGGCTTCGACCTGGGCGTGACCCGCGCGATCAGTGATGCGCTGGGTATCCCGGTCATTGCTTCCGGTGGCGTGGGCAACCTGCAGCATCTGGCTGACGGCGTGCTCGAAGGCCACGCGAGCGCCGTTCTGGCCGCGAGCATTTTCCACTTTGGCGAATACACCGTGCCGGAAGCCAAGGCGTTCATGGCCAAACAAGGGATTGTGGTTCGCTGA